The genomic interval CGCCGTCCCGTACGCCGTCGTCGCGCTGGCCGTGTACGCAATCCGGGGAGGCGGGCGGTGACCGCGGCGCCCGTACCGGAGCACGGCTACGGACTGCCGCACGACGTGTCGGTGGACGGCTTCCGCGTCGACGAGCTCATCCATTTCACGCTTGCCGCCATCACGGTGATCTTCGCCGTAGTCGCGGCGGCGATGATCTGGTCGTTCGTGAAACACCGGGGCGGTCCCGCGCTGTACTCGCACGGGACCCGCGGCTCCATCGCGTTGGTGGTGGGTGCCGTTGCCGTGGTCCTGTTCGGGGTGGACGGGAACCTTTTCGTCCACACGCTCGCCGACATGCACCGGTACTTCTGGAACTTCAAACGTGCCGAGGCGTCGCCGGGCGCCGTCCGCATCGAGGTGAACGCGCATCAGTGGTCGTGGGACGCCCGCTACCCCGGCGCCGACGGAAGATTTGGAACGCAGGATGACGTCGTGACGACCGACGACATCCGGGTTCCCGTCGGAGTCCCCGTGATCCTCCAGCTCGCCTCCACCGACGTGATTCACTCGCTGTACCTGCCGAATTTGCGGGTGAAGCAGGACGCGGTGCCCGGGACGATCACCCGTCTGACCTTCCAGGCGAAGACCCCCGGGGAGTACGAGATTGCCTGCGCGCAGCACTGCGGGCCCAACCACTACAAGATGCGCGCCGTCCTCACCGTGCTCGCTGCTGACGCCTTTCGCGAGTGGCTCGCCGCGGCGGCGGAAGACGCTCGCCGCGCGTACGACCCGGAGGACAAGGAGGCCCAGTGGGGCTGGGAATGGAGGAGGTTCGAGCCGTGAGCACGCGCGCACAAGCGCTCGCCGAGGCGGCGCAGCCGATCCATCCGCCGCCTACGTCCTTCTGGCGCCAGTACGTGTTCTCCATCGATCACAAGGTGATCGCGAAGCAATTCCTCTGGGCAGGTCTCCTCTTCCTGCTCCTTGGCGGGACCCTCGCGATGCTGATCCGCTGGCAATGGGCGTTCCCGTACCGTCCGGTGCCGGTGCTCGGCCAGCTTTTCCTCCGCGAGAACGGCGGGGTCATCGGCCCGGCGACCTACCAGCAGATCTTCACGACCCATGGCCTGATCATGATCTTCTTCGCCGTCACGCCGGTGCTCATCGGCTGCTTCGGCAACTTCCTCATCCCGCTCATGATCGGCGCGCGGGACATGGCGTTCCCGAAGCTCAACATGTACTCGTTCTGGACCTTCCTCCTCTCGCAGTTGCTCGTCCTCGGCTCCTTCCTCGCCGATCTCGGCTCGGCGGGCGCGGGCTGGACCACCTATCCGCCTCTCTCGACCAACGTCGGCACGCCCGGTCTCGGTCAGACGCTGGTCGTTGCGGCGATCTTCGTTACCGGCGTTTCCTCGACGATGGGCGCGATCAACTACGTCACCACGGTGATTCGCATGCGCGCGCCCGGAATGGGGTACATGCGGCTGCCGCTCACGATGTGGGGCCTCTGGCTCACCGCGATCCTCAACGCGCTCTTCGTGCCGGTGCTCGGATCCGCGGCCCTGCTCCTGCTCCTCGACCGGAATTTCGGGACCCAGTTCTTCGTCGCGGGCGCGTCGGCGGTGCGTGGAGGCGGCGACCCCATCCTTTTCCAGCACCTGTTCTGGATCTTCGGCCACCCCGAGGTCTACATCCTCATCCTCCCCGCCTGGGGCATCCTCGGCGACGTCATCCCCTTCTTCGCCCGCAAGCCGCACCATTGGTACAAGGGGACGGTCTGGGCGATGGTGATCGTGACCGTCCTCTCCGCGATGGTCTACGGTCACCACATGTTCATGACCGGGATGAGCCCGCTGCTCGGCGAAGGGTTCATGCTCTTTACGCTGCTCATCAGCGCGCCATCGATGTTGATCGTCCTGAACTGGGTGATGACGTTGTGGCGCGCGTCGATCCGGTTCGACACGCCCATGCTCTTCGCGCTCGCGACAGTGTTCGTCTTCGGGGTGGGCGGCCTCACCGGGCTGTTCCTGGCCGACATCTCGATGGACCTGTACCTGCACGACACGATGTTCGTGGTGGGCCACTTCCACTTCACCATGGCCGCCGCCTCGTTCATCGCGGCGATGACCGGGGTCTACTTCTGGTTCCCGAAGATCTTCGGCAAAAAGCTCGACGAGCGGCTGGGGAAGGCCCACTTCTGGTTCACGTTCATCGGCATCACGCTCGTCTTCGCCGGCCAGCTCGTCGCCGGCTATGCCGGCCAGCAGCGGCGCCTGTTCGATCCGTTCCAGTACACCTTCATCCAGGGGCTCCGGGGACTGAACCGGTGGACGAGCTTCTTCGCGTTCGCGCTCTTCGCAGGCCAGTTCATCTTCGTCTGGAACTTCTTCAAGACGCTCTTCGGCAAGACGGTTCGTGCCGGCGAGAACCCCTGGCAGGTGACGACGCTCGAGTGGACGGCGACCGGCTCGCCTCCGCCATTCCATAACTTCGATCGCATCCCCGAGGTCGTCCGCGGCCCGCACGAGTTCTCGAACCCTGAAGTGCGGCGCCTCACCGGCCGCGATTTCGCCGGGCAGTCGGAGGTGCTCCCGGGGAGCGGCGAGCCCGCGCTGGCCGCCGCGCGAGGCTGAGCGTGCTGGGCACGAATCTCGAGCGCAGTCCCGCCGCCGACCTGCCGGCGTCCGAGGTCCCCGAGCTGCGGCGCTACCGGCTGCGCCGGAGCGAGGACGAGATCACTTCCTATGTCGGGATGATCATCTTTCTCGGTTCCTGGGCGATGATGTTCGCGGCGCTGTTCTTCGCATATGCCGTGGTGCGGGTCCGCGCGCCGATGTGGCCGCCGCCCGACCAGCCGGCGCTTCCGATCCTCATCCCGGGTTTGAACACGGTGGTGATCGCCGGCTCGAGTGCGGCGGTCGCGGTCGCCGTTCGAGCTCATGCGCTCGGGCGGCAGCGCCGGGCTGCGATCGGCCTTGGCCTGGGCGCCGCTTTCGGCGCTCTTTTTCTCGCGCTGCAGGCGGTGGTCTGGGTCGGACTCTGGCGCGCCGGGCTCCTCCCGACCGGTGGTCCATACGCGTCAGTGTTCTATGCCCTCACTGCCTTTCACGCGCTGCACGTCGTCGTCGGCCTCGTCGCGCTCGGTGCGCTCGCGATCCGCGCCCAGCCGCCGCGAGGGACGACGCGGAGCGCCGTGCGGCTCTGGGGCATGTTCTGGCACTTCGTGGGCGTGGTCTGGGTGGCGCTCTACGTTGCGGTTTATCTGCTTTGACCACCGGAGGATCGGACATGTCATGCAAGGCCCTCCTCCTCGTTGGCTGTGCGGTCGCCAGCGCCGTCCTCGCGGGATGCAAGGGGTACAGAACGCAGGGATTCAAGGAGCCGATGAAGCTGGGGGGAAAAACGATCCCCGCCTCGGTGCTCACCGAGGGCGAACGCGCCTACGTTCTCCACTGCCGGGCCTGCCACGGCGACAAGGGCGACGGCAAGGGCCCCGCCGCGCTTGGAGTACGGCCTCCGCCACGCGATTTCACCCTCGGATCCTTCAAGTTCGGCGCCGTCCCCGGCGGCACGCTGCCGAACGACGACGATCTGGTGCGCGTCGTCCGCTTCGGTCTGCACGGGACCGCGATGCGCGCATGGGACGGGGTCCCCGAGAAGAACCTCCTCGCCATCATCCAGTATGTGAAGACCTTCTCGCCGCGGTGGAAGGACGAGGAGCCCGGCGAGCCAATCGTCCCGACGCCAGACCCTTGGCAGAACCAGGCAGCGGCCGTCGACCGGGGGCGGGCCGTGTACCACGGGGTGGCCCAGTGCCTCTCGTGCCACCCCTCGTTCGCTCCCAAGCGGTACATCTACGAAATCTCGAAGCAGCTCACGGGAAAGGGCAACACGCAGTTCCGCACGGACATGTACGGGTCCGAGCTGACGAAGAGCGAGTACGGGGTAAAGCTGCTCCCGCCCGACTTTTCGCGCACCGAGCTGCGCTCGGTACGGCCCGATCACCAGCTCGAAGACCTCTACCGCGTGATCGTGTCCGGCGTGGGCGGCACCGCGATGCCCACCTGGCGGGGCGCGCTGCCCGAGGAGGATCTCTGGGCGCTCGTCCACTTCGTCGACTCGCTCGTCAAACTGAAGGGGACGGATGCGCCACGCCGACTACGGGCGGATTGGCAGGCGAGCGACGCCACGTGGAACCCACCGCCGAATTGACGTACCTCACGACGGGATCGGACGGCCGCTAGGGCCTGCCCAGATGTGAAACCTTCGTTCTGGTCGGGCATCCTTCTGGTTTGCGAGGTTGTACATACAACCTAGTGTGGCCGGAGCGAGATCCGGCAGGAGACGCCCGATGACTGTCGGGTCCGCAGCGCTTCTCGGCATTTCCCTCTTCGGTGCGGCATGCTCGACCGCGCACAGGCCTCCACCGCTGCTTGCCCAAAATCGCGAGCTGGGATCGTTCGCCCAGGCAGCCGCCTGGCCGAACGCGGAGCCACTGATCGCGATCATTGCCGCGCAGGAATTCGTCGCTGCGCGCCACGAGCGGGACGGGTACGAGTACTTCCAGAAGCTGGCGCGTGAACAGCCGCATCGCCCCATCCTCCTTTCACTGGAAGGTCTTCTCCAGGCACGTTCCGCAGGACAGATCCCCCTGCTCAGCCGCGTCTCCTGGGTCGAGGACGCGATCCGCAAGCTCGACCGCGGAGCGAGCGCCGATCCCGGCGCCGGGCGTCTCTTGCGCGGCCTGGTCTTCGCCGATCTGCCCGAGCGCTTCGGCAAGGCAAAGCAGGCGGTGGCTGATTTGGAAGCATCGCTCGACATCCGCGAGAGCTTCCCCGGCGATCTCGATCGGGCGATCTACCGTGGATTGGCGCGGGCGTACCGTACCGAAGGCGAGGAAGGCCGTTCTCGAGAGATGCAGCAACGAGCGGGACTCCGTTCCCTCGAAGACGGCGAGGTCGCGAGCAACTTCTCCGTCGGATCCGAAGAGGGATTCCGATTCACGAATCCCAGGCTCGTGCGCGAGGCGGATGGCGTCTATATCGCCGAAGGATTCGATTTCGGGAACATCGCCTTCCTCGTCGATGGGGCCGGGGTCATCGCCATCGACACGGGGACGACGGCGGAGACTGCCGCTGCCGCGAAGAAGGCGCTGCGCCAGGTGACGGACGCGCCGATCCGCTTCGTCGTCCTGACGCACTCCCACTGGGACCACGTCGGAGGCGTGGCTGCGATCCGCGAGCCCGGCACGGTCGTGATCGCGCGGGCGAATTCCGTAGACGAGCTGAAGCGGATGCGCAGCTCGCAGCGGACCTTCA from Deltaproteobacteria bacterium carries:
- a CDS encoding cytochrome C oxidase subunit II, which encodes MTAAPVPEHGYGLPHDVSVDGFRVDELIHFTLAAITVIFAVVAAAMIWSFVKHRGGPALYSHGTRGSIALVVGAVAVVLFGVDGNLFVHTLADMHRYFWNFKRAEASPGAVRIEVNAHQWSWDARYPGADGRFGTQDDVVTTDDIRVPVGVPVILQLASTDVIHSLYLPNLRVKQDAVPGTITRLTFQAKTPGEYEIACAQHCGPNHYKMRAVLTVLAADAFREWLAAAAEDARRAYDPEDKEAQWGWEWRRFEP
- a CDS encoding cytochrome-c oxidase yields the protein MEEVRAVSTRAQALAEAAQPIHPPPTSFWRQYVFSIDHKVIAKQFLWAGLLFLLLGGTLAMLIRWQWAFPYRPVPVLGQLFLRENGGVIGPATYQQIFTTHGLIMIFFAVTPVLIGCFGNFLIPLMIGARDMAFPKLNMYSFWTFLLSQLLVLGSFLADLGSAGAGWTTYPPLSTNVGTPGLGQTLVVAAIFVTGVSSTMGAINYVTTVIRMRAPGMGYMRLPLTMWGLWLTAILNALFVPVLGSAALLLLLDRNFGTQFFVAGASAVRGGGDPILFQHLFWIFGHPEVYILILPAWGILGDVIPFFARKPHHWYKGTVWAMVIVTVLSAMVYGHHMFMTGMSPLLGEGFMLFTLLISAPSMLIVLNWVMTLWRASIRFDTPMLFALATVFVFGVGGLTGLFLADISMDLYLHDTMFVVGHFHFTMAAASFIAAMTGVYFWFPKIFGKKLDERLGKAHFWFTFIGITLVFAGQLVAGYAGQQRRLFDPFQYTFIQGLRGLNRWTSFFAFALFAGQFIFVWNFFKTLFGKTVRAGENPWQVTTLEWTATGSPPPFHNFDRIPEVVRGPHEFSNPEVRRLTGRDFAGQSEVLPGSGEPALAAARG
- a CDS encoding heme-copper oxidase subunit III; the protein is MLGTNLERSPAADLPASEVPELRRYRLRRSEDEITSYVGMIIFLGSWAMMFAALFFAYAVVRVRAPMWPPPDQPALPILIPGLNTVVIAGSSAAVAVAVRAHALGRQRRAAIGLGLGAAFGALFLALQAVVWVGLWRAGLLPTGGPYASVFYALTAFHALHVVVGLVALGALAIRAQPPRGTTRSAVRLWGMFWHFVGVVWVALYVAVYLL
- a CDS encoding cytochrome c translates to MSCKALLLVGCAVASAVLAGCKGYRTQGFKEPMKLGGKTIPASVLTEGERAYVLHCRACHGDKGDGKGPAALGVRPPPRDFTLGSFKFGAVPGGTLPNDDDLVRVVRFGLHGTAMRAWDGVPEKNLLAIIQYVKTFSPRWKDEEPGEPIVPTPDPWQNQAAAVDRGRAVYHGVAQCLSCHPSFAPKRYIYEISKQLTGKGNTQFRTDMYGSELTKSEYGVKLLPPDFSRTELRSVRPDHQLEDLYRVIVSGVGGTAMPTWRGALPEEDLWALVHFVDSLVKLKGTDAPRRLRADWQASDATWNPPPN
- a CDS encoding MBL fold metallo-hydrolase produces the protein MTVGSAALLGISLFGAACSTAHRPPPLLAQNRELGSFAQAAAWPNAEPLIAIIAAQEFVAARHERDGYEYFQKLAREQPHRPILLSLEGLLQARSAGQIPLLSRVSWVEDAIRKLDRGASADPGAGRLLRGLVFADLPERFGKAKQAVADLEASLDIRESFPGDLDRAIYRGLARAYRTEGEEGRSREMQQRAGLRSLEDGEVASNFSVGSEEGFRFTNPRLVREADGVYIAEGFDFGNIAFLVDGAGVIAIDTGTTAETAAAAKKALRQVTDAPIRFVVLTHSHWDHVGGVAAIREPGTVVIARANSVDELKRMRSSQRTFSWFFGSRAVPLDIRVDRTVSSNESLRLGNLEIQLIPVSGGETSDALFVHLARQGLLFVGDAFMPYVGPPFLSEGSPDGYLEALAKVRALAPRRLIHGHPPLTRYFNMEAAPGLETALRDLHDRYLPDVLRSRPIADILHDNYLPLSLRETPKAVLPYLLVRDHFLERLHQQNAGYWQADGEGMESVTRSEWAALLDEMGQRSEAPFVRVVEDLLGRGDGPLGLKVAEMGLLRHPSSEKLQRARTKALSMLIERYSPVDPFRFIIYSQWANAPLPPVAGPAGEAR